In Marasmius oreades isolate 03SP1 chromosome 3, whole genome shotgun sequence, a single window of DNA contains:
- a CDS encoding uncharacterized protein (antiSMASH:Cluster_3.5), whose protein sequence is MSTPKSIRRGSIPHRSFGQEDSALDDANTTPSRLRRTLGRFSSGMRRPSSTARLRNSEFLDGAKHERPPIPSVVQPSGEAYVTPLPALPMVVLSIAMLGEFLSANVSAPFLLFMVKGELALKPCSSGLESLLSTSGFGKITDEAEIAFWTGILVATFFLTQFLTSLLWATVAEKHGRRLVLVVSLLGSALTCATFGTSTSLPQAICIRLLQGIFAGAVGVARGSVSFISDATNEGRAYAILGFCWGFGGVAGAIIGGSFERPADKWPMVFEQMPIFKELPYLLPCGLAALVMLTGSLLACFLGPDGGPREGSIRLPAEKFDVPSTIPEEESVPPTPVFESTEPQSLTGSIGRRLSQKLSGYFGKAQTPQGAAEYPIVQPAVPLSSSPRADRRTFSRASTSRFGGSAYGYGSYRNRIASNATVASRLRRGSLASNAAHRNADSRRESMTTDSSDLNFAQRLLMANENAVTNIADLWVAAAMNVDNEDPFETDTEVDDDDDDSLDLGELIDTNPGTLDTPRPEGTLPIVIANRPRQDSRSSAARQSMSGSPLATRQSLNIPKRYGTPSSPRKPSGTGGSRPVAGSYSQNVAGTPPALRRYSSNVPAIFSHPGVKTPAAVLDAQQLLLRSEMDVSHVTEGDDMLAPILESRRASRIEPDTDEVVEEKAPTLVSQLPILVILQYGCLALHSTTHDQVFMSYLVTDYDSGGLNLNAGHFAQLIALMCLAQIAYQFYLYPNLGSVLL, encoded by the exons ATGAGTACGCCCAAGTCAATTCGACGAGGGTCTATTCCCCATCGCTCTTTTGGTCAAGAGGATTCAGCTCTGGATGATGCAAACACTACTCCTTCAAGATTGCGCAGGACGCTGGGCAGGTTTTCAAGTGGGATGCGTCGTCCAAGTTCGACGGCAAGGTTGAGGAACAGCGAATTTTTAGATGGCGCGAAACACGAAAGGCCACCGATTCCAAGCGTCGTACAGCCCTCGGGAGAGGCATATGTAACACCATTACCAGCCTTACCCATGGTCGTACTATCAATC GCGATGTTGGGCGAGTTCTTGTCGGCTAACGTTTCAGCACCTTTTCTCTTGTTCATGGTTAAAGGCGAGCTTGCTTTAAAGCCTTGTTCCTCGGGTTTGGAAAGCTTACTGTCGACTTCAGGTTTTGGGAAGATAACGGACGAAGCAGAGATAGCCTTTTGGACGGGTATCCTCG TCGCCACATTCTTCCTCACACAATTCCTCACGTCGTTACTCTGG GCCACGGTGGCAGAGAAGCACGGGCGGAGATTAGTGTTGGTTGTCTCACTTCTCGGAAGCGCTCTGACTTGTGCCACTTTCGGAACATCGACCAGTCTTCCACAAGCGATATGCATTCGTCTACTTCAGGGAATCTTTGCAGGTGCCGTGGGCGTGGCTCGTGGTTCTGTTTCTTTCATTTCGGATGCTACAAATGAAGGTCGCGCCTACGCTATCTTAGG ATTTTGTTGGGGTTTCGGAGGTGTAGCTGGCGCCATCATTGGAGGATCAT TTGAACGCCCGGCGGACAAGTGGCCAATGGTCTTCGAGCAAATGCCTATCTTTAAAGAGTTGCCCTATCTGCTACCTTGTGGCTTGGCTGCTCTAGTCATGCTCACTGGTTCCCTTCTCGCGTGTTTCTTGGGACCTGACGGCGGTCCACGAGAAGGAAGTATTCGACTTCCCGCCGAAAAATTCGACGTTCCCTCCACaatcccagaagaagaatcggTACCTCCAACGCCCGTTTTCGAATCTACTGAGCCGCAATCTCTTACTGGTTCTATCGGTCGACGACTGTCACAGAAGCTTTCTGGATATTTTGGGAAGGCACAGACTCCGCAAGGAGCTGCTGAATACCCGATTGTTCAGCCTGCAGTGCCTTTGTCCTCTAGCCCTCGAGCCGATAGGAGAACATTTTCGAGAGCAAGTACCAGCAGATTCGGAGGGTCTGCATACGGTTACGGCAGCTATCGAAACCGTATCGCGAGCAATGCCACCGTTGCTAGTCGTCTGCGCCGAGGTAGTTTGGCCAGCAATGCTGCCCACCGCAATGCCGATAGCCGCAGGGAATCCATGACGACTGATTCTAGTGACCTCAATTTTGCACAGAGGTTGTTGATGGCGAACGAAAACGCAGTGACGAATATCGCCGATCTGTGGGTCGCTGCGGCGATGAACGTGGACAATGAAGACCCGTTCGAGACGGACACTGaggtggatgatgatgatgatgactcCTTAGACTTGGGTGAATTGATTGATACAAATCCTGGAACTCTTGATACACCTCGTCCAGAGGGCACGTTGCCTATCGTTATTGCCAATCGTCCCCGACAGGATTCGCGCAGCTCCGCCGCCCGGCAGAGTATGAGTGGTTCGCCTTTAGCAACTCGTCAGTCCTTGAACATTCCGAAACGCTATGGCACTCCATCCTCCCCTCGTAAACCGTCTGGTACAGGTGGTTCCCGACCTGTGGCCGGTTCCTACTCTCAGAATGTAGCTGGTACACCTCCAGCTCTACGAAGATACTCATCGAATGTTCCCGCTATTTTCTCTCATCCCGGCGTCAAGACCCCCGCGGCTGTTTTAGATGCACAACAACTATTATTGCGTTCGGAAATGGATGTCAGTCACGTTACAGAAGGTGATGATATGCTGGCACCTATCCTGGAATCAAGAAGGGCATCGAGAATTGAGCCTGACACGGACGAGGTCGTCGAAGAGAAAGCACCCACGCTGGTCTCGCAGCTTCCGATTTTGGTCATTCTTCAATACGGATGTCTGGCACTACATAGCACTACTCACGATCAAGTTTTCATGTCGTACCTCGTTAC GGATTACGATTCAGGAGGACTCAATCTCAACGCTGGTCATTTTGCTCAGCTGA TCGCATTGATGTGTCTTGCACAGATTGCATACCAGTTTTATTTGTACCC GAATCTTGGGTCTGTTCTCCTCTGA
- the AGR1 gene encoding Sesquiterpene synthase Agr1 (antiSMASH:Cluster_3.5) → MSTPLASTSSHPGPAKFQLPDLVSDCNFDLRVSRHRKQITTETKKWLFKGDNIVGKARNKYNGLKCGSLSAMVYPGAAYPQLRVCNDFLTYLFHLDNLSDDMDNQGTTNTGDVVMNALYHPGKYTSPRVGKMTRDYWNRLIRTASPGTQQRFIETFDFFFQSVTEQAQDRAAGVIPDLESYIALRRDTSGCKTSFVLIEYAYNLNIPDEVMDHPLIRSLGEAANDLVTWSNDLFSYNVEQSKGDTHNMIPVIMNEFQYDLQTAVDYVGSLCKESMDRFIDDRAQLPSWGPEIDRQVNIYVDGLADWMVGSLHWSFESERYFGKSGSEVKKTRVVNLIPRHQ, encoded by the exons ATGTCTACTCCGTTAGCATCTACTTCTTCGCACCCCGGGCCTGCAAAGTTTCAACTACCCGACCTCGTTTCAGACTGTAATTTCGACCTTCGCGTCAGTCGTCATCGAAAACAAATCACTACAGAGACGAAGAAATGGCTCTTCAAGGGCGACAATATTGTTGGAAAGGCCCGTAATAAGTACAATGGGTTGAAGTGTGGGTCGCTGTCTG CTATGGTCTATCCTGGGGCGGCGTATCCTCAACTAAGAGTCTGCAATGACTTTTTGACTTATCTCTTCCATCTTGACAACCTATCCGACGACATGGATAACCAAGGAACAACCAATACTGGCGATGTTGTTATGAATGCCCTATATCACCCAGGGAAATATACGTCACCACGGGTCGGCAAAATGACTAGAGA TTACTGGAACCGCCTAATACGGACTGCATCTCCTGGTACACAACAGCGATTCATCGAGACGTTCGACTTCTTCTTTCAAAGCGTTACCGAGCAGGCCCAGGATCGAGCCGCCGGTGTGATACCTGATCTGGAATCATACATTGCTTTAAGGCGAGATACATCAG GATGCAAGACATCTTTTGTCCTCATTGAATACGCGTACAATCTTAATATCCCAGATGAGGTTATGGACCATCCTCTGATCCGCAGCCTAGGTGAAGCCGCAAACGATCTTGTGACATGGTCGAAC GACTTATTCTCATACAACGTCGAACAATCCAAAGGCGATACTCACAACATGATCCCCGTAATCATGAATGAGTTCCAGTACGACCTTCAAACGGCCGTCGACTATGTTGGGAGCCTATGTAAGGAATCCATGGACCGTTTCATCGATGACAGGGCACAATTACCATCATGGGGACCTGAGATAGATCGCCAAGTTAACATCTATGTCGATGGTCTGGCTGATTGGATGGTTGGCTCTCTCCATTGGTCTTTTGAATCGGAACGTTACTTCGGAAAGAGTGGTTCAGAAGTCAAAAAGACAAGAGTCGTCAATCTCATACCTCGTCACCAGTAA
- a CDS encoding uncharacterized protein (antiSMASH:Cluster_3.5), with translation MLRKIIKCSNADFIQTYFRRSFLDDTLAESIVEKLRGNRVLLENGWPDLRIGTENENDTFAPLFKVASAVAKVAEFCGVQEKRSFWVVPNPTKAGEFDAMGYRHLPDVRCVSEDT, from the coding sequence ATGCTTCGGAAAATCATCAAATGCTCGAATGCCGACTTTATCCAAACATACTTTCGACGAAGCTTCCTTGATGATACATTGGCGGAAAGCATAGTAGAAAAGTTGAGGGGCAACAGGGTCCTGTTAGAGAATGGTTGGCCCGATCTTCGCATTGGAAcggaaaacgaaaacgacaCGTTCGCACCTCTCTTCAAAGTCGCTTCGGCCGTTGCAAAGGTCGCCGAGTTCTGTGGGGTTCAGGAAAAGCGGAGCTTTTGGGTTGTGCCGAACCCCACGAAAGCGGGCGAGTTCGACGCTATGGGTTATCGACACTTGCCTGACGTGCGATGTGTTAGCGAAGACACATAG
- a CDS encoding uncharacterized protein (antiSMASH:Cluster_3.5), whose protein sequence is MLPSSLVDLTLARINAPSNLHQSRHFQRSSRYLQSAALKLKPPKETSPAYYSRRNDKDISLKKRSRLEDGGLRVRPVRDSPKAISELSQRVRKLEEVAMEHQAVLDPPAYTEEQLLTIYEDLLSNPEVAPQTVETPVTEDESNEERDQSLLMQLDQRLVASVGSPNSSSESLSSMLRRMTRAHRSHEVQRQHEDVHQEAYLRTLDKVESLVLELDAIQVCGDKLSVSPGVLSFSDWEALMRVALRAEDLKSAQLASELMQKTGLDVTEEHVNTILEYFVERGDTVGFENNLKHYVQDIPTEQQRHLHVKAHLNATSSSTFPTSALSIVHSYENQAAPPPMKTYSKVIHHLLTVPHSTAQAQAWDLFSHMRYVSHPTPDAILYTQMIRACASYYTASRAADPERALDLWTEMCIDNNITPLAGTYNAIILACARSGRKVYVAEAFRLAKQMLDSSRDACGLPAYLPDILTFCALLEGAKRVGDLARVRWILAEMIGEKQRGAADVTVNEKAMMHVFHAYAAYQVPFKRSMALLVEEEAGDKEKEKDNGESEIALQEQQIDNTEALPPVPEARTPLFTHVPPQTHHEVLAEAEILFARILEETGAKVNYETFEDAFVPHPKFGQVQITVRLLNSYLSVHYKHNSLENARTLFWKVYEDLGVQRSARTYQEAMERCANPKRSERATALDFAKKLMDQWKASNMEVSREGEIAPARTIEKLHAAYIKILSLTDNLDQALDHVRSFVARYHPSSVRCSRQPQKPNYRSMRTSLVAARPLVRLSTETEVPDDGVPPLLTFSDLEVLHHRLVAANRGEAIGYIKYICKAYEWALRVRRDETMRARPMEPENKEALVSLD, encoded by the exons ATgcttccttcttctctcgTGGATCTTACTCTAGCTCGTATCAATGCTCCATCTAATCTGCATCAGTCAAGACATTTTCAGCGGAGCTCAAGATATCTGCAAAGTGCGGCCTTGAAGCTCAAACCACCGAAGGAAACCTCACCTGCATACTACTCGAGGAGGAATGATAAAGATATTTCATT GAAGAAACGATCTAGACTTGAGGACGGCGGACTAAGAGTTCGCCCAGTACGCGACTCTCCAAAAGCAATTTCCGAACTTTCGCAAAGAGTGAGAAAATTAGAAGAGGTGGCCATGGAACAC CAAGCAGTTCTGGATCCTCCAGCATACACTGAAGAGCAGCTTCTAACAATTTACGAAGACCTTCTTTCAAATCCAGAGGTAGCACCTCAAACCGTGGAGACTCCAGTTACGGAGGACGAATcaaatgaagagagggaccAGTCGCTCTTGATGCAGCTCGACCAAAGACTTGTGGCGTCAGTTGGTTCCCCAAACTCATCGTCCGAATCACTATCCTCGATGCTTCGGCGCATGACGCGAGCCCACCGATCACACGAAGTTCAACGTCAACATGAAGACGTTCACCAAGAAGCGTACCTCAGGACTCTGGACAAAGTTGAAAGCCTTGTGTTGGAGTTGGATGCAATACAAGTGTGTGGTGACAAGCTTTCTGTTTCGCCGGGAGTGCTATCTTTCTCGGATTGGGAAGCACTAATGCGCGTAGCA TTACGTGCAGAGGACCTCAAATCAGCTCAGCTGGCATCGGAGCTTATGCAG AAAACCGGACTTGATGTGACTGAAGAACATGTCAATACAATTCTTGAATACTTTGTTGAGCGAGGCGATACCGTAGGTTTCGAAAACAACCTAAAACACTATGTTCAAG ATATCCCTACCGAACAGCAACGGCACCTTCACGTCAAAGCTCATCTAAACGCGACCTCCTCCTCAACTTTCCCCACCTCAGCCCTTTCTATTGTGCATTCTTATGAGAATCAAGCTGCGCCTCCGCCGATGAAAACATACTCCAAAGTAATCCATCACCTCCTCACCGTTCCCCACTCAACTGCCCAAGCACAAGCATGGGATCTCTTCTCACACATGCGTTACGTGTCCCATCCAACCCCAGACGCTATTCTCTACACCCAGATGATCCGTGCATGTGCCTCATATTACACCGCCTCCCGTGCAGCAGATCCAGAACGTGCTTTGGATCTATGGACTGAGATGTGTATTGACAACAACATTACACCTTTGGCTGGGACATACAACGCCATTATCTTAGCATGTGCACGTTCAGGACGAAAAGTATACGTGGCTGAGGCCTTCAGGCTCGCGAAGCAGATGCTGGACTCGAGCAGGGATGCTTGCGGGTTGCCTGCGTACCTTCCTGACATTCTGACATTCTGCGCGTTGTTAGAGGGTGCTAAACGGGTAGGAGACCTGGCGCGAGTTCGCTGGATCCTGGCAGAGATGATTGGGGAGAAACAGCGCGGAGCAGCTGATGTTACGGTGAATGAGAAGGCGATGATGCATGTCTTCCACGCCTATGCGGCTTATCAAGTACCGTTCAAACGGTCTATGGCGTTGTtggtggaagaagaggctggggataaggaaaaggaaaaggataaTGGCGAATCGGAAATCGCATTACAGGAACAACAAATAGACAATACGGAAGCTCTGCCACCTGTTCCCGAAGCGAGGACGCCTTTATTTACCCATGTACCCCCACAAACTCACCACGAAGTCCTTGCAGAAGCCGAGATTCTGTTCGCGCGGATTCTTGAGGAAACCGGCGCAAAAGTTAATTACGAGACGTTCGAAGACGCATTTGTTCCGCATCCCAAGTTCGGTCAAGTCCAAATCACCGTCAGGTTGCTCAATTCCTACTTGTCGGTTCATTACAAACATAATTCGCTTGAGAACGCCAGAACTTTGTTCTGGAAGGTCTACGAAGATTTGGGTGTTCAACGTAGTGCTAGGACATACCAGGAAGCGATGGAGCGATGCGCGAATCCAAAGCGGTCCGAAAGAGCGACAGCGCTTGACTTTGCAAAGAAGCTCATGGACCAGTGGAAAGCCTCAAACATGGAAGTTTCTAGAGAAGGAGAGATAGCACCTGCGAGAACGATCGAGAAACTGCACGCTGCCTATATCAAAATCTTGAGTTT GACCGACAATCTCGACCAGGCTCTGGATCATGTTAGGTCATTCGTAGCACGATACCACCCATCGTCCGTACGGTGTTCACGACAGCCCCAAAAGCCGAATTATCGATCGATGAGGACATCTCTCGTCGCGGCGCGACCCCTTGTACGGTTGAGCACCGAGACAGAGGTGCCCGATGATGGAGTGCCACCGTTACTTACGTTTAGTGACCTCGAGGTGCTGCATCATCGGCTTGTTGCTGCCAACCGAGGGGAAGCTATTGGATATATCAAGTACATTTGCAAAGCGTATGAGTGGGCCCTTCGAGTGAGACGGGATGAAACTATGCGCGCCAGGCCGATGGAACCCGAGAATAAAGAGGCGCTCGTTTCGCTGGACTAG
- a CDS encoding uncharacterized protein (antiSMASH:Cluster_3.5; BUSCO:EOG09260E2O): MKANFKFSNICGTVYRQGNVLFTPDGNSLLSPVGNRVSVFDLVNNKSFTFAFENRKNIAAIALSPDGNILISVDEDGRALLVNFKRGVVLHHFNFHKPIKDIKFSPDGKYIAVTHGAHIQVWRTPNHLAREFAPFVLHRTYTGHHDDVLSIQWASDSKCFISASRDMTARLFTLNPVEGFRPKTFAGHRNAVLNAYFASDGTTIYTVSKDGAVFTWKAKESTESDSDDDQTPIATTSEGNSNYIINTRWGVHKRNYFNQAGTTVVCTTFHAPSSLLVVGFSTGIFGLWEMPAFSNVHTLSISQEKISSVAINHSGEWLAFGARKLGQLLVWEWQSESYILKQQGHYFDMNTLGYAPDGQTIATGGDDGKVKVWSTHSGFCFVTFTEHSAPISSVSFAKQGSVLFSASLDGTVRAFDLMRYRNFRTFTSPSPVQFSCLAVDPSGEVVAAGSADSFEVFLWSVQTGKLLDVLAGHEGPVSSLAFSPSGANQLASGSWDRTVRVWNVFGRSRAVEPFSLNSDVLAITFRPDGKEVAASTLDGQIMFFDIQESKQTNTIEGRKDISGGRKVDDRMSAANSTSGKAFTSLAYTADGRCLLAGGNSKYVVIYDVREGEGVMVKKFQISENLSLDGTQEFLDSRRVNEAGINIDLIESRGDESDLEDRLDTSLPGATRGAGDMSKRKYRQEARTKCVRFSPTGRAWAAASTEGLLIYSLDETVTFDPFDLSIDLTPESVLEVLSSGEYLKALVMVFRLNEKPLIQHVYENIPRADIRLVARQLPVLYVPQLLRFVADHLEQSPHLEFDLLWANTLLMTHGRYLRDRSADYASVFRMLQKGLGDCEATISKLCDQNLSTLSYMIDQGRLQQNMDIDEL, encoded by the exons ATGAAAGCTAACTTCAAG TTTTCCAATATATGTGGAACAGTTTATCGCCAGGGAAATGTGTTATTCACGCCAGACGGTAATTCTTTGTTGAGTCCGGTTGGGAACAGAGTGTCCGTTTTTGACCTCGTCAA TAACAAATCGTTTACTTTTGCGTTCGAAAATCGCAAGAACATTGCTGCGATTGCGCTGAGTCCCGATGGCAATATATTGATCAGCGTTGATGAAG ACGGTCGTGCACTTCTCGTCAACTTCAAGAGAGGCGTTGTCCTCCATCACTTTAACTTTCACAAACCTATCAAGGATATCAAGTTCTCTCCGGACGGAAA ATACATTGCTGTTACTCATGGCGCACATATTCAAGTGTGGCGAACACCAAATCATCTTGCCCGCGAATTTGCACCGTTTGTGTTGCATCGAACCTACACCGGCCATCATGACGATGTTTTGAGTATTCAATGGGCGTCTGACTCCAA GTGTTTTATCTCTGCTTCCCGCGACATGACGGCCCGACTGTTCACATTAAATCCAGTGGAAGGTTTTCGACCGAAAACGTTTGCAGGTCATAGAAATGCTGTCTTGAATGCCTATTTCGCGTCAGATGGGACGACT ATTTACACTGTTAGCAAAGATGGTGCCGTCTTCACCTGGAAAGCGAAAGAGTCCACCGAGTCGGATTCGGATGACGATCAAACTCCCATCGCGACTACTTCGGAAGGCAACTCAAACTACATTATCAATACCCGCTGGGGTGTCCATAAACGAAACTACTTCAACCAAGCTGGGACGACTGTGGTCTGTACAACTTTCCATGCACCCTCCAGTCTCCTTGTCGTCGGCTTTTCCACTGGAATTTTCGGTTTGTGGGAAATGCCCGCATTCTCCAACGTTCATACCCTCAGCATTTCTCAAGAAAAAATCTCTTCGGTTGCCATAAACCATTCAGGTGAATGGTTAGCATTCGGTGCCAGGAAATTGGGACAATTGCTTGTTTGGGAGTGGCAATCAGAGTCCTACATCCTCAAACAACAAGGACACTACTTCGACATGAACACCCTTGGTTACGCTCCCGATGGACAGACTATTGCCACAGGAGGTGATGACGGTAAAGTCAAAGTATGGTCAACGCATTCCGGCTTTTGTTTTGTCACCTTTACGGAACACTCTGCGCCCATCTCATCAGTATCCTTTGCAAAACAAGGAAGCGTCCTTTTTTCCGCATCATTGGATGGTACTGTTCGCGCGTTCGATTTGATGCGCTATCGTAACTTCCGAACATTCACCTCACCGTCTCCCGTACAATTCTCCTGTCTTGCCGTGGACCCCTCCGGAGAAGTAGTTGCAGCTGGATCGGCAGATTCGTTCGAGGTGTTTTTGTGGTCTGTTCAAACAGGGAAATTGTTAGATGTCTTGGCGGGTCATGAGGGTCCCGTCAGCTCTCTGGCGTTTTCACCGTCTGGTGCTAACCAGCTTGCAAGTGGATCTTGGGATCGCACCGTGCGTGTGTGGAACGTTTTTGGTCGCTCGCGAGCTGTTGAACCCTTCTCATTGAACTCGGATGTTCTTGCCATCACCTTCCGGCCTGATGGTAAGGAGGTTGCTGCGTCCACCCTGGATGGGCAGATTATGTTTTTTGATATTCAAGAATCGAAGCAGACGAATACAATAGAGGGGCGGAAGGATATCTCTGGAGGTCGAAAGGTAGATGATCGGATGTCGGCGGCCAACAGTACTTCAGGCAAAGCTTTCACGAGTCTTGCTTACACAGCTGACGGTCGTTGTCTCTTGGCCGGTGGGAACAGCAAGTATGTGGTGATATATGACGTgcgagaaggggaaggggtGATGGTAAAAAAATTCCAGATATCGGAGAATCTGTCATTGGATGGAACGCAGGAATTTCTGGACAGTCGGAGAGTGAACGAAGCTGGTATCAATATCGATCTCATTGAATCCAGGGGAGACGAGAGCGATCTGGAGGATCGTCTTGATACGTCTCTTCCAGGCGCTACCCGCGGTGCTGGAGATATGTCAAAACGAAAGTATCGTCAGGAAGCTAGGACGAAATGCGTGCGGTTTTCGCCAACAGGGAGAGCATGGGCTGCAGCATCCACCGAGGGTCTTCTGATATATTCTCTCGACGAAACCGTTACCTTTGATCCTTTCGACCTCTCTATCGACCTCACACCGGAATCCGTGCTCGAGGTGCTCTCATCTGGCGAGTACCTCAAAGCACTCGTCATGGTTTTCCGTCTCAACGAAAAACCGCTGATTCAACATGTATACGAGAACATACCTCGTGCTGATATCCGTCTGGTCGCCCGCCAACTGCCAGTCCTCTACGTACCGCAACTCCTCCGATTCGTGGCAGATCACCTCGAGCAAAGTCCACATCTTGAATTCGATCTCCTCTGGGCAAATACATTGCTCATGACGCACGGGCGGTACCTTCGAGATCGTTCAGCAGACTACGCGAGCGTTTTCCGGATGTTGCAAAAAGGTCTAGGGGATTGCGAGGCAACTATCTCAAAGCT CTGCGACCAAAATTTATCGACTTTATCCTATATGATTGACCAGGGCAGGTTGCAGCAGAATATGGACATTGACGAGCTTTAG
- a CDS encoding uncharacterized protein (antiSMASH:Cluster_3.5): MAVEYAMGYHLHAQEVPLLQTDPLTISSVDTDRHVIFNYYHDVESVAWIYLWFLYHRFPSSIYEVLTPNKRAELRKLYEGGGVYFWNGADSRLPVTIGKASILVRRFQNIHHGNEELVTPLVLFLHLREAYQNLEKEPQQPPTQGACFHWPRSLFSLELYETRIAHFQQILEIQSSRGVLAVPVKPTHILLESERQHCNGIDTMHCM; this comes from the coding sequence ATGGCCGTCGAATATGCCATGGGTTATCATTTACACGCCCAAGAAGTACCCTTGCTTCAGACCGATCCCTTGACGATATCGTCAGTAGACACTGACCGTCATGTCATCTTCAACTACTACCATGATGTAGAGTCCGTGGCATGGATCTATCTATGGTTTCTCTATCATCGTTTTCCGTCGTCCATCTACGAAGTATTGACGCCGAATAAGCGGGCTGAGCTACGGAAGCTTTACGAAGGGGGAGGGGTCTACTTTTGGAATGGAGCGGACTCGAGGCTTCCCGTCACCATCGGCAAGGCGTCGATACTCGTCAGACGTTTTCAGAACATCCATCATGGGAATGAGGAATTGGTAACGCCGCTTGTGCTGTTTCTGCACCTCCGAGAAGCGTACCAAAATCTCGAGAAGGAACCTCAGCAACCTCCTACACAGGGTGCTTGCTTCCATTGGCCCAGATCCCTATTTTCCCTCGAATTATACGAAACCCGCATTGCTCATTTCCAGCAGATACTTGAGATACAGAGCAGTCGGGGTGTCCTTGCGGTTCCAGTCAAGCCCACTCATATATTGTTGGAGTCTGAAAGACAACATTGTAATGGCATAGATACCATGCACTGTATGTAG
- a CDS encoding uncharacterized protein (antiSMASH:Cluster_3.5) translates to MLSSRRKIWDDIFEKLAKVDEENRKNNTPTMHAEDAKPFSLTILEDGPLTNTEGENDITVFPPSYQRVQWTDGQQLSATRPSPSRRDDRVVWSADIPVHDPYKLGDRQL, encoded by the coding sequence ATGCTAAGCTCGAGAAGGAAAATTTGGGACGATATATTCGAGAAGTTGGCCAAGGTTGACGAGGAAAACAGGAAAAATAACACACCTACCATGCATGCGGAGGACGCGAAGCCTTTCTCCCTCACTATCTTGGAGGATGGGCCACTGACAAACACTGAGGGTGAGAACGACATCACTGTATTCCCCCCAAGTTATCAACGCGTCCAGTGGACTGATGGCCAACAATTGAGTGCCACCCGGCCCTCTCCGTCACGAAGGGATGACCGAGTCGTTTGGAGCGCTGATATTCCTGTGCATGACCCATATAAGCTCGGTGACCGTCAGCTTTAG
- the AGR1 gene encoding Sesquiterpene synthase Agr1, variant 2 (antiSMASH:Cluster_3.5), translating into MVYPGAAYPQLRVCNDFLTYLFHLDNLSDDMDNQGTTNTGDVVMNALYHPGKYTSPRVGKMTRDYWNRLIRTASPGTQQRFIETFDFFFQSVTEQAQDRAAGVIPDLESYIALRRDTSGCKTSFVLIEYAYNLNIPDEVMDHPLIRSLGEAANDLVTWSNDLFSYNVEQSKGDTHNMIPVIMNEFQYDLQTAVDYVGSLCKESMDRFIDDRAQLPSWGPEIDRQVNIYVDGLADWMVGSLHWSFESERYFGKSGSEVKKTRVVNLIPRHQ; encoded by the exons ATGGTCTATCCTGGGGCGGCGTATCCTCAACTAAGAGTCTGCAATGACTTTTTGACTTATCTCTTCCATCTTGACAACCTATCCGACGACATGGATAACCAAGGAACAACCAATACTGGCGATGTTGTTATGAATGCCCTATATCACCCAGGGAAATATACGTCACCACGGGTCGGCAAAATGACTAGAGA TTACTGGAACCGCCTAATACGGACTGCATCTCCTGGTACACAACAGCGATTCATCGAGACGTTCGACTTCTTCTTTCAAAGCGTTACCGAGCAGGCCCAGGATCGAGCCGCCGGTGTGATACCTGATCTGGAATCATACATTGCTTTAAGGCGAGATACATCAG GATGCAAGACATCTTTTGTCCTCATTGAATACGCGTACAATCTTAATATCCCAGATGAGGTTATGGACCATCCTCTGATCCGCAGCCTAGGTGAAGCCGCAAACGATCTTGTGACATGGTCGAAC GACTTATTCTCATACAACGTCGAACAATCCAAAGGCGATACTCACAACATGATCCCCGTAATCATGAATGAGTTCCAGTACGACCTTCAAACGGCCGTCGACTATGTTGGGAGCCTATGTAAGGAATCCATGGACCGTTTCATCGATGACAGGGCACAATTACCATCATGGGGACCTGAGATAGATCGCCAAGTTAACATCTATGTCGATGGTCTGGCTGATTGGATGGTTGGCTCTCTCCATTGGTCTTTTGAATCGGAACGTTACTTCGGAAAGAGTGGTTCAGAAGTCAAAAAGACAAGAGTCGTCAATCTCATACCTCGTCACCAGTAA